The Nitrospira sp. sequence GCCACTTCTGTAAAGTGGCGCCATGCTTTCTTCCGACAAATTTGTCCTCTATAGTGATTTCAACTGTCCTTTTTGCTATGCCCAGCATGAGCGGCTGCATCAAATGGATTTGCTGCGTCGCTGTGAATGGCGCGGAGTGCAACATGCACCGCATCTGCCGAAATCGATGAAACCTTGGCAAGGGTCGTGGGAGGCTGAACTGCGGCATGAAGTGGCGGTAGTACAACGACTGGCTCCCGGTCTTCCTATCGCATTGCCGAGCGGTAAACCGAATACTCAGGCCGCGATCGAACAAGCGATCTCGTTGTTAGGACAGGATGTTGCGCGCGGAATGGATTTTGTTCAACGGGCATACCGCGCTTTCTGGTGTGAAGGACAAGACATTTCCGATCCAAAGATCCTGGAGCAGTTGGCGGGAGAGCATTTCACTGAAGACGTTGACGGGCACAGTCGCAGTACCGCCCAGAAATGGGAGACGGCATGGCACGCAACAGGCCAGACCGGTGTTCCATTGATCGTTGCTCCGGATGGAGATTTCCTGGTCGGCTATGTATCGGCAGATCAGGTACGGTCCTTCTTTTCGGGATAGGCCAAGCCGCAATCAACAAAACCGCTCCCCACACGCCAGCTACTTAAGCGCGTTGTGTCATTGCGCTTGCTTGGTAATGCCTAAACCAGTGCTGCGGCTAGCGCAGCCCTTCACGGTCGAGAAACGTCAATTCGGCCACTGCAGATTTATCTAACTCACCTTTCCCCAATTCAATCAAGCGACGGTATTGGCTCAGTGTTGCATGGGCGACCGGCAGAGAGAGTCCGGCACGGTGAGCCAGGTCGAGCGCGATGGTCGAATCTTTTGCGGCATGGGCGGCGGAGAAATAACATTCGTGCGCGCGTTGCTGCATATCTTCTCCGTCGGTTTCCAGCACACGGGAGGCCGCGCCCGTTTGGCCGAAGACTTCGCGCAGTAGCGTGAGGTCGATTCCAAGCGCCGCTCCCAGTCCCAACCCTTCCGCCAGCGCGGCCGTATTACTGTTCATCACCATGTTTACGAGTGCTTTCACTTTTGCCGCCTCGCCGGCCTGGCCGATATATCGCACAGTGGTTCCGAGCGCTTCCAGGATGACCTTCGCATTGGCAAAGACCTCGGGGTTGCCGCCGCACATCAGGTACAGTGTGCCTTGTCGAGCTTGGGTGATGCTCCCCGCCATGCACGCTTCCAGGCATGTCCCACCCTGTGCCGTGACCAGCCGTTCAATATCTCGGTGAACGCCTGGGGAAAGGGTCGCGCAGTTGATGAAGAGCCGGTCTCGGGCTTTCCCAAGAAGGCTGGCTTCGTTGTGCTCAGAGAAGATTGAACGCATTGCCGCATCGTCGGAGATGACTGTGATAATGACGGTGGAACTGCCGGCTACCTCAGCCGGAGTCTGCGCAGCATGGATCTTGAGCTCAGCGGCTAGTGACAATGCAACCGCTGGTTGTAGGTCGTAGACCGAGGTCAGACGGAAATCACGTTCGTGAAGTCGGCGCGCCATGTTGGCGCCCATGCGGCCTATTCCGACGAACCCGATGCCGGCTGCTCTGTTCGCCATGAGAAAGGTTCCTTTCCGGGGGAGCGTGATCGGCGAGCGCGATTGCTAGAGCTGACGATCTTCTACCGATTCAGGACGAAGTTTGCTCCATCGAAGATTGGTTTTCCCATCAGTCGTCGTAAAGCCACGGTCATGGAGGGCAACGATGCTGACCCGTTGTTGCTGTTTTTGGACGGGGTGGAGTTGTGGGATGCCGTCTTTGGTCTGTACGGTTCCACGGAGCGTATCCACGATCAGCAGGCTCGTGGCCGCAGAGGGTTTGATCGCCCACACGAACGTGGCGGATCCGCCCGCATAGGTGCCGGTTCCTTCCCACGCGCCGACCAAGTCCGGATCGACCGTTTTGAGTTGGAATACCGGCACGCTGGTCGCTTCTCGCCGCAGTTTCCACAGTTCAGCCGGAATGTGCGGCGGGTCTTGATCGATCGAAAGCCTCGTCCAGGTCGCCTGGACGCTGCCGGTGCTGGCAAAGGAGTTCGGGGAATTCTTGCGGTATGTCCCTTTCCATCCAAGACCCTTGAAGGTGTTCGCTCGTTCGAGAGACCACAGCCCTGCTTCGGCATTCAAGACACCCTCAAATTGCATCATCGAAGAGAGCGACCACTCCAGGTTCGGCTGGATGATGAGCAGCAGGTCATGTTGAGTCGTACCCTGTGTCACACGAGCGTGCCACGTTCCTATCAGGCTCCCGGAATTCAGAGCCGCTGCTTTCTGGGGCCCGACCTGGGTCCCGGAGGGAGCAGGATGTGTTTGCGTGAGCGCGACAGGAGCTGTGAGAGGGACGGGTTCGGCCTTTATTCCGTGATCGGTCGGGGGGGCGGTGGGAGTGGGTGGGAGCGTCGCAGTCAACGTCGCTCCATAGCGAGTTGCGACGGTCCGGCTCAACACAGTGGCAGATTCACCGAGATGATTCTGTTTGGTCGAGGCGACGATCACTGTCACCAGCGCATCCTTATGCATAAAAGTCAGGCGGGACAAGGTAGGAGAGGAGTCGATTCTCACCGCCCCGTCACCCAAGCCGGGTATCAGGAGGCTGTCGCGACGTAAGCGCTCTTTGTTGAACCAAGTCCGCCGGTCCTTGCCGGAGGCTTCATCAAGCTGAATGGTGACGGCATTGCCTTCGTGGCGTTGAGCTTGGAAGAGACAGGTCATCGGTTCGGTGGAAATTCCCTCCCGAACCGGTTCTCCGAGGGCTCGTTCCGCATCTGCGACCGTCATCAAGGAACAGGGGTCTGTCTTCGACGCGAACAGACTGCCCGTCTCACCACACGAAAGAAGGAATGGAAGGAGGAGAAGAAGAGATGTAGGCGGTAGTGCTCGGCGGAACATGACAATGTTAACTCGATGATCCGTGGTCTCGAATTGTACCGCGAATCAGCCGGGGAGTGCCAGCGGCGATTGACGGGAGGCCGGTCGCTTACGCTGGTGTGCAGGAAGGCCGTTGGTCGAAAGAAAATAGTGATAGTCCGGCACAATCAGCCGGCCACGAATTTCAGTGCGACCCCATTGATGCAATAGCGAAGGCCGGTCGGCTTCGGCCCGTCCTTAAACACGTGACCCTGGTGACCCTCGCATCGGGCGCAATGCACCTCCGTACGAGGGACAAAAATTTTGAAATCGGTGCGGCTTTCGATCACGCGGGGATCGATCGGCTGCCAGAAGCTGGGCCAGCCTGTACGGCTGTCAAACTTGTGCTCGGAGGAGAACAGCGGTAAGTCGCAGCCGGCACAATAATAGATTCCGGACTCGTGGTTCTCATGCAGCGGGTTGACAAACGGGCGTTCTGTATCTTCATGCCGTAATACTCTGTAGGCAGTCGACGACAACTGCTTCTTCCATTCTTCATCGGCCTTTGTCACTTTGACGATTGGAGCGATCTGTACTTTAGGAGGCATAAGAATCTCCTTTTGGCGTTGGATAGGACGACTGCTGATCAGTCGTCCATCCGACACGAACCTTACATCGCCATATAACTGGGTCACCTCTTGATCCTGTTACCGAAATGGTAAAGTCCAGGAGATCGGAATGCAACTGCGATGGAGAGTGTCGTGTGACGCGCTCTCTCAGTCCGGCCTCCGCATTCCATCAGGTGTTCAGAGACGTTCTCCGAAGTAACTTCCACATCTCCGGAAATGAGAGGTTCGGTTCAGTCAGTTCCGGCCGAGTCAGATCGATGAGAATGTTGTAAAGGTGAGTGTTTGGGTTTTGCACTTGAATGACGGGGTACCAACATTCGTACCGCAGGTCCCACCGATCACGACAAGATAATCGCAAATAGCACCTGCTGAGGGGCTTCGCCCGGATTGGCGCTTCCGGACCAAGAACGATCGGGATGGCGTGTTTCCGGTGCCGTGGCCCTTCAGGATGAATGGTTTTCACCGAAAAGTCGCCGTCCCATCCGCTCAGCTGGAGCACGCAATCGAAGGCCGCTCCGCGCCCGGCGTTTTCCAATTCCGGTGTCAACGTAATTACATCTCCGGCATTCATCGTCGAGAGGTTGGTCACACGAAGGGCGGGTTGATGTCCTTGAAACTCTTTCCTGGTTTTCGCGATGAATCCGCGGAGAAAGAACATGCCGGCTCCACCGAGGATGAGAAGCACGAATAAGCTGATCAGCACTGACCAATCCACAATGTTCGTGTCCCGGGTGTATACGCGACAGGGTCTGAGGAAAAACCTACGTGGTGGAGAAAGAGGTGTCAACAGCAGAAGTAAAAGAGGTTCGCTCGGGGTAGCCGTTAGGGTGTGTCCCCTTGAAATCTAGGACATGAGCCTGACGTCGTCGGATAGAGGACTGGCCGGGAACGATGAAAACAGAGCTGCTCCCACGTTCCACATTTCTGGCAGTTGCCAAACCACTCAGTGACGAGGAGAGGAATGGTTGGTTCTGCCTTCATACAGCACGTTCGGCAGAGAAATCTGGTATGAGGTTTGTTCATGATCAAGCTCTTCCCAAAGAATCAAGTATACCTGACCGAGGAGAAATCACATGGCGAGAGGAAGTGCCGCAATTACGGACATATAGGGGCTGTGCGTGGCCCGGCTCAAACGAGGGGCAGCGGCGAGGGGACGCTTAAGAGGCGTCGAGATAGGTGTGACGAGCTTGCCCTCGATCAAACATGCCCGTATTCTACCACCACTTCCAAGGGGGTGAGACATGGGGACCAACGAGTCTGACTCCAAGTTACGCGTGGAGTGGCAAGTGGTGAAGCACGCACCGGTGTCGTTTGGCATAGCGTTATTAACGGTCTGTTCTTTGATCGGAGGAGGGCTTTATTGGCACTTTCACACAAAGCTAGTACTCCAGACAGACAAGATCGCATTTCTCAGAGAGGAAAATGACCGGTTAAGGAACGAAATCGAAAGGCTCGTGAAGATCAATACTCTTCAAGGCGCAGCATTGAAGGAGATCCCAGATACGAAAAAATAGTTGAAACAGGACGGAGCTTTCTTTTTGGCGTGACTGCCAACAATCGACCAGATGGCAACAGTTCAAGCTGTATGCGTGCACCACAAGTCGAAGAATTCTGACCGCTCGTCGATCTTGGGCGAGCCTCTGTTCCGCCGCAGGAACGCTACGAAAAATTTTTCTCTTCGACGGTGATGTCCCGATACTTTGAAATCTGAATTCGCTTGCCGGGATTCTGATGGACCTTCTTGATGACCTTGTCCTCGACGAATTGCCGTAACTCCTGGATGGACATGGGGTCAGCTAAAAACGCCTCGTTGAATACGAGGTGCCAGGACTGCTTGCCGGCGCCGTTGGTAAAAGTGAATGTCGGTCGTATATCCTGACGGAACTTCACATCTACGAATTGCTTTTCGAGACATTCCCGTATGGACTGAAGTTTTGTCGGACCCATTCCATCTTTACCACTTTCACTGTCCACAGATTCCTCCATGACATATAGACGCACCTGTTATTACTGTATGACTGGCACGTGGATAGTCGGTCTTACATCCTCTTCGGCAGCTGCTCCTGGGCACCCTCCTCAAACTTCAACGCTGCCAGTAATCGGCTTGGTTCACGATCGCTCTCATTTAGTCCCGTCCTGAAGCGATTGCCGCTCCTCCGATTGTTCCTTTGTTTTTGCATTGGAGCATGCGTGGAGCAGCCGGTCGAGGAATTTCTTAAACTGAGACCGGGTGTTAATCTAAATACCTCCAGATCGGTACTCGGCCTAGGTCTTGGCGACTAATCGCATTGAAGGGGGGAATGCGTCCTGCATTCATGCCTTGGTCGGAATGTTAGGGAGTCTCCCAGTACCGGCCGAGACAAGAAGATGATAGCATGACAGAAGAACAGAGCAGTGGAAACATTACGAACCGGTAACGGAAACGCTATCGAGGACATGATGTAAAAATTGCGCTGTTCGTGGAGGGCTCCGTTCCTGAAACAGGACGGAGCTTTCTTTTTGGCGTTAACAATTGTAGACCTCACGTCCCTTTACCACGGAGTCACATATGCGGATCCTTGTGGCAGTGGATGAATCCGAAAACGCGTTGCATGCCGTGCGATATGTGGGGTCGCTTCTCCGGCAGACGCCAGATGTCATCGTTACGCTCTTTCATGTGCTTAAACCCATACCACGCGGCTTATTGGAGCATGGCGGATCTGAAAATCCCCACATGGAAGAAGTGCTGAGCGATCGTTTGAGGGAAGAACGGGAGGCGTGGTTGAGGCAGGAAAAAGAGGCAGAATGCCCTATTCTCGAGCGAGCCTGCGAGACATTGATCCGTGCCGGCTTTGACAAGAGCCGAGTCGCCCTGAAGTTTGGACATGAGGACGACATTGCGACTACTATTCTCGAAGAAACGAGAAAGGGACATCACGACACGATCGTCGTGGGCCGCACGGGCACGACTGGAATCACGCGAATCTTCGGCGGCGGTATCACTGACCATCTACTGCGTGATGCGCAAGACGTAGCGATCTGGATTATCACAAGGCCTTAAGCCAAATCATTCTTTCCTATGGGTTTTCCCGGTTAGGTAACTCCTCGCAAACCGGTACGATGATTCTCGCAGGGGTATGACATGTCGAACCAACCTTATCGAGCTGTTTTCTCTGCGGCCTTTGTCTGGGGGAGTCTAATCATATTTCTGATGCCACCAGCACCAACCTTGGCTTACCAGTTCGTGGTTCACGCCACAAAATAAACATCGCGTTAACACCACCGTAACTTCAGTACGGGAGACTCTTGACGGTCAGTGAGTAACGCAACCACCGCGATGCGGAGTCGTGAACTGTGAAAACCGCATTCGCTGCTTTATCAACAGTAGCTATGCAACTTATGGTGACTGTCCAACGAAGGCACCGCCGATCTCGCGAACAAGCTGTGCGGAACCCTTTCATGCAGCTGGCATCGCTTCTGCATTTCTTCTTTCACGGACTTCTCAGCAAATGGTGATGGCTGGAGAAAACGACCATGCTGGATTATAAGCACCGCAAGATTGAGCTAACTCCCAGACGGCAAGCCGACGGAACGTGGCATTGCCAGTATCGCATTATTGAATTCAGAGAAACCTGTTGGGGATATCGCCAAGGATATCCTGAGGGAATCTTTGCCTCTCGTGATGCTGCCGTATCGATAGCCCTGGAAGAGGCGAAACGTATCGTGGACATGCTTGAAT is a genomic window containing:
- a CDS encoding NAD(P)-dependent oxidoreductase, coding for MANRAAGIGFVGIGRMGANMARRLHERDFRLTSVYDLQPAVALSLAAELKIHAAQTPAEVAGSSTVIITVISDDAAMRSIFSEHNEASLLGKARDRLFINCATLSPGVHRDIERLVTAQGGTCLEACMAGSITQARQGTLYLMCGGNPEVFANAKVILEALGTTVRYIGQAGEAAKVKALVNMVMNSNTAALAEGLGLGAALGIDLTLLREVFGQTGAASRVLETDGEDMQQRAHECYFSAAHAAKDSTIALDLAHRAGLSLPVAHATLSQYRRLIELGKGELDKSAVAELTFLDREGLR
- a CDS encoding DsbA family protein, which codes for MLSSDKFVLYSDFNCPFCYAQHERLHQMDLLRRCEWRGVQHAPHLPKSMKPWQGSWEAELRHEVAVVQRLAPGLPIALPSGKPNTQAAIEQAISLLGQDVARGMDFVQRAYRAFWCEGQDISDPKILEQLAGEHFTEDVDGHSRSTAQKWETAWHATGQTGVPLIVAPDGDFLVGYVSADQVRSFFSG
- the msrB gene encoding peptide-methionine (R)-S-oxide reductase MsrB; this encodes MPPKVQIAPIVKVTKADEEWKKQLSSTAYRVLRHEDTERPFVNPLHENHESGIYYCAGCDLPLFSSEHKFDSRTGWPSFWQPIDPRVIESRTDFKIFVPRTEVHCARCEGHQGHVFKDGPKPTGLRYCINGVALKFVAG
- a CDS encoding universal stress protein, which gives rise to MRILVAVDESENALHAVRYVGSLLRQTPDVIVTLFHVLKPIPRGLLEHGGSENPHMEEVLSDRLREEREAWLRQEKEAECPILERACETLIRAGFDKSRVALKFGHEDDIATTILEETRKGHHDTIVVGRTGTTGITRIFGGGITDHLLRDAQDVAIWIITRP